Proteins found in one Seonamhaeicola sp. S2-3 genomic segment:
- a CDS encoding dicarboxylate/amino acid:cation symporter, which produces MKKLELHWQILIGMIAGILFGFGMTQVAWGQEFVLDWIQPIGNIFVKLLKLIAIPLILASLVKGVSDLKDISKFKSIGLRTIIIYTITTLVAISIGLLIVNIAQPGKGIPKETIDKLIEAYSSDSGVTSKLAEASMQKERGPLHFLEDIVPDNAIFAMSDNGLMLQVIFFTIFLGISILLIGEEKGKPLKNFFDSLNEAVLKMVDLIMLTAPIAVFALLANVVVSSSDPDLLIALLKYAGVVFLGLSLMIVFYCIMISLFTGYSPVKFLSKLSPAQLLAFSTSSSAATLPVTMERVEEHIGVDAEVSSFVLPVGATVNMDGTSLYQGVAAVFISQALGFDLTFADQLTIVFTALLASIGSAAVPGAGMVMLVIVLEAIGFPSDKLAIGLALIFAVDRPLDMCRTVVNVTGDATVSMLVAKSVGKLGKPKIRNWDDALKNK; this is translated from the coding sequence ATGAAAAAACTAGAATTGCATTGGCAAATATTAATTGGGATGATTGCTGGAATCCTATTCGGTTTCGGGATGACTCAAGTGGCGTGGGGGCAAGAATTTGTTTTAGACTGGATACAGCCTATTGGGAATATTTTTGTGAAACTTTTAAAATTAATAGCCATTCCTCTCATATTGGCGTCCTTAGTAAAAGGTGTTTCCGATTTAAAAGATATCTCTAAGTTTAAAAGTATTGGACTTCGTACCATAATAATTTATACCATAACTACATTGGTAGCAATTAGCATTGGCTTGTTAATAGTAAATATAGCGCAGCCTGGAAAGGGAATTCCGAAAGAAACTATAGATAAACTAATAGAAGCATATTCTAGTGATAGCGGTGTAACCTCCAAATTAGCAGAGGCCTCTATGCAGAAAGAAAGAGGACCATTACATTTTTTAGAAGACATTGTGCCAGATAATGCTATTTTTGCTATGAGTGATAATGGCTTAATGTTACAGGTTATCTTTTTTACTATTTTCTTAGGAATCTCCATTTTACTTATAGGGGAGGAAAAAGGAAAACCTTTAAAAAACTTTTTCGATTCTTTAAATGAAGCCGTTTTAAAAATGGTCGATTTAATTATGCTAACAGCCCCAATAGCGGTATTTGCGTTACTTGCAAATGTTGTTGTGTCGTCTAGCGATCCAGATTTGTTGATAGCGCTGTTAAAATACGCGGGTGTGGTTTTCTTAGGGCTTTCATTAATGATTGTTTTTTATTGTATTATGATATCTTTATTTACAGGTTATAGTCCGGTAAAATTTTTATCAAAGTTAAGCCCAGCACAGTTATTAGCTTTTTCAACAAGTTCTAGTGCAGCAACGCTTCCAGTAACTATGGAGCGAGTTGAAGAACATATTGGAGTAGATGCCGAGGTTTCAAGTTTTGTTTTACCTGTTGGTGCTACGGTTAACATGGACGGTACAAGTTTATATCAAGGTGTAGCCGCTGTATTTATTTCACAGGCATTGGGTTTTGATTTAACATTTGCAGATCAATTAACCATTGTGTTTACTGCTTTATTAGCGTCTATAGGCTCTGCTGCTGTTCCTGGTGCTGGTATGGTGATGCTGGTAATTGTTTTGGAAGCTATAGGTTTTCCTTCGGATAAATTAGCTATTGGTTTAGCTTTAATTTTTGCCGTAGATCGTCCGTTAGATATGTGTCGTACTGTAGTTAATGTAACTGGGGATGCCACGGTGTCTATGTTAGTGGCTAAATCTGTAGGGAAATTGGGTAAACCAAAAATTAGAAATTGGGATGACGCATTAAAAAATAAATAA
- the pepE gene encoding dipeptidase PepE — protein MKNILIASTSTIHGSSYLEYILDELAIFFKDTEEILFIPYARPSGISHDDYTKTAQNAFQKINKEVKGIHTYDNPAEAVKQAKGIFVGGGNTFVLTNKLYKNNLINALQKAVNNGTPYLGTSAGSNICGLTIKTTNDMPIVYPPSFDALKLVPFNINPHYLDPDSNSKHMGETRETRIKEFHYFNTPPVVGLREGSWLHVKNDSIVLKGKLTARIFKVNEPPYEIEPGTELNNFELS, from the coding sequence ATGAAAAACATTCTTATTGCTAGTACCTCAACCATTCACGGCAGTAGTTACTTAGAATATATTTTAGATGAACTAGCCATTTTCTTTAAAGATACTGAAGAAATTTTATTTATCCCATATGCAAGACCAAGTGGTATTTCTCATGATGATTACACAAAAACAGCTCAAAATGCCTTTCAAAAAATAAACAAGGAAGTAAAAGGTATTCACACATATGATAACCCCGCTGAAGCTGTAAAACAAGCTAAAGGTATTTTTGTAGGTGGCGGCAATACCTTTGTTTTAACTAATAAGCTTTATAAAAATAATTTAATTAATGCTTTACAAAAGGCTGTAAATAATGGCACACCTTATTTAGGCACTAGTGCGGGCAGTAATATTTGTGGATTAACTATTAAAACAACTAACGATATGCCTATTGTATATCCGCCAAGTTTTGATGCTTTAAAATTAGTTCCTTTTAATATTAACCCACATTATTTAGACCCAGATAGCAATAGTAAACACATGGGAGAAACTCGAGAAACTAGGATAAAAGAGTTTCATTATTTTAACACTCCTCCTGTTGTTGGCTTAAGAGAAGGTAGTTGGTTACATGTAAAAAACGATTCTATTGTTTTAAAAGGAAAACTAACAGCAAGAATTTTTAAGGTAAACGAACCTCCTTATGAAATTGAACCTGGCACAGAACTAAATAACTTTGAATTGTCCTAA
- a CDS encoding carboxypeptidase-like regulatory domain-containing protein, producing MKTVIFLSSLLLITFFVEAQDINRVEVQGKIYAKANDVEGVTVFNTSTAIGTITDKKGEFTMEVALNDIIQISALQFKAISITITEDVINSKKLKIHLVEHINKLDAVLISSGLSGNIATDIANVNYLKPILLDMGSMNVDFEYYDDKKYDAKVVEADLKSRISKGELYNGFDLKKISKLIFGAKDKKYKNPESFTFEKPIELVDIYSHEYISKVFEIPLEDVEKFVAYVEGHDLDKELLKKGNEIKCLQFLYEKSQQFLKDKDAKE from the coding sequence ATGAAGACAGTAATTTTTTTATCCAGTTTATTGTTAATCACTTTTTTTGTTGAAGCACAAGATATAAATAGAGTAGAAGTTCAAGGAAAAATTTATGCCAAAGCTAATGATGTAGAAGGTGTAACCGTTTTTAATACTTCTACGGCTATAGGAACTATTACAGATAAAAAAGGAGAGTTTACTATGGAAGTAGCTCTTAATGATATCATTCAAATATCGGCACTTCAATTTAAAGCTATTTCTATTACTATTACTGAAGATGTAATAAACTCAAAGAAACTAAAAATTCATTTAGTTGAACATATTAACAAATTAGATGCTGTTTTAATCTCTTCGGGGCTTTCTGGAAATATTGCTACAGATATTGCTAACGTTAATTATTTAAAACCTATTTTGTTAGATATGGGAAGTATGAATGTAGATTTTGAATATTATGATGATAAAAAATATGATGCTAAAGTGGTTGAAGCCGATTTAAAGTCTAGAATAAGTAAAGGTGAATTATACAACGGATTTGATTTAAAGAAAATTTCTAAATTAATATTTGGAGCAAAAGATAAAAAATATAAAAATCCTGAAAGTTTTACGTTTGAGAAACCCATTGAATTGGTTGATATTTATTCGCATGAATATATAAGTAAGGTGTTTGAAATTCCTTTAGAAGATGTAGAAAAATTTGTAGCTTATGTAGAGGGGCATGATCTTGATAAAGAACTTCTAAAAAAAGGAAATGAAATTAAGTGCTTGCAGTTCTTATATGAAAAAAGTCAGCAGTTTTTAAAAGATAAGGATGCAAAAGAGTAA
- a CDS encoding SDR family NAD(P)-dependent oxidoreductase: MEILSLNVTKLDSIKSVVKTIIEKYGKIDVLVNNAGAGFGKTM; this comes from the coding sequence ATAGAAATACTCTCTTTAAATGTAACAAAATTAGATTCAATAAAATCAGTCGTTAAGACAATTATAGAAAAATATGGAAAAATAGATGTATTAGTCAATAACGCTGGAGCCGGATTTGGAAAAACTATGTAG
- a CDS encoding RagB/SusD family nutrient uptake outer membrane protein encodes MKTTKYIIIILVTFVLTGCTRDNFLDFQPKGKVIPSKIEEFRALLDQVEPDPNVNFTQGFGTHHDFTIIASDNYLLTEQARASFGISPEEINLYLFKEQISTENGDDNNWIRYYNQIYVANVVLEGLKTVENGTPEAIAEVRADASLQRAFAYFNLVNIYSVHYNPETADTDLGVPIRDGIELEGADFTRASVAEVYNLILNDINNNIEALPDLQPANLSFRPSKAGAYAFLARVLIYQAKYEEALEAANKGLALKNSLRDINNDPADPRDANVLAYPLAVQDEQLIWFKDSGGFTLVTTPEFYGLYDDNDQRKKWFADARTYFFAEIDNPVLVAHRANNNTNVSLTTADLYLMRAECYARLGNIELANNDLNTLRVNRFKTGTYVPVNITDQDDLIAFVKDEIRREKAMSTLRIFDIKRYNRFDNDNITVTHSFNGETVSITPNSLNWALPIANNYILANPEIEQNPRQ; translated from the coding sequence ATGAAAACTACAAAATATATCATTATTATATTAGTAACGTTCGTATTAACCGGGTGTACTAGAGACAATTTCTTGGATTTTCAACCCAAAGGAAAAGTTATACCGTCTAAAATAGAAGAATTTAGAGCGCTATTAGATCAAGTAGAACCAGATCCAAACGTAAACTTTACACAGGGGTTTGGTACACATCATGATTTTACCATTATAGCAAGCGATAATTATTTATTAACAGAACAAGCACGAGCCAGTTTTGGTATTAGTCCAGAAGAAATTAATCTGTATTTATTTAAAGAACAAATTTCTACAGAAAATGGAGACGATAATAACTGGATTAGATATTACAATCAAATTTACGTTGCCAATGTGGTTCTAGAAGGATTAAAAACGGTTGAAAATGGCACGCCAGAAGCTATAGCCGAAGTAAGAGCAGACGCATCATTACAACGCGCTTTTGCTTATTTTAATTTGGTAAACATTTATAGTGTGCATTACAATCCTGAAACCGCAGATACTGATTTAGGGGTGCCTATTAGAGATGGAATAGAATTGGAAGGTGCAGATTTTACAAGAGCCTCAGTTGCCGAAGTGTATAACCTTATTCTTAACGATATTAATAATAATATAGAGGCTCTGCCAGATTTACAACCAGCAAATTTAAGTTTTAGACCCTCTAAAGCTGGAGCTTATGCGTTTTTAGCTCGTGTTTTAATTTACCAAGCTAAATATGAAGAAGCTCTTGAAGCTGCTAATAAAGGCTTAGCTTTAAAAAATAGTTTGAGAGATATTAATAATGACCCAGCAGATCCAAGAGATGCCAATGTGTTAGCATATCCTTTGGCCGTTCAAGACGAGCAATTAATTTGGTTTAAAGATTCCGGAGGATTTACTTTAGTAACCACACCAGAATTTTATGGTTTATATGATGATAACGACCAAAGAAAAAAATGGTTTGCCGATGCCAGAACCTATTTCTTTGCAGAGATAGACAACCCTGTACTTGTTGCCCATAGAGCTAATAATAACACCAATGTGTCTTTAACAACTGCAGATTTGTATCTAATGCGTGCAGAATGTTATGCCAGATTGGGTAATATAGAACTAGCGAATAACGATTTAAACACACTAAGGGTAAATCGTTTTAAAACTGGAACCTATGTTCCTGTTAACATAACAGATCAAGACGATTTAATCGCCTTTGTAAAAGATGAAATTAGAAGAGAGAAAGCCATGAGTACCTTAAGAATTTTTGATATTAAACGTTATAATCGTTTTGATAACGACAACATAACTGTTACTCATAGTTTTAATGGAGAAACAGTTTCTATAACACCAAATAGTCTCAATTGGGCATTACCCATTGCAAACAATTACATTCTTGCAAATCCAGAAATAGAACAAAATCCAAGACAGTAG
- a CDS encoding M43 family zinc metalloprotease, which translates to MGITKAIHALVFFFSLISSGEKKDGVTVQQDLKAENEISNNTIRVLSNDTLRIPVVHHISRDNNGNNAAVSEQRIKKIMGDINKNYKSGKIQFFTKAIKFIDSTPWNTQFVKQDDFTESKVLASFEDENALNIFYFIKLLNRRHGEIIGELGATALFPNQGNNIKLSATSVEIENTATATHEIGHYLGLYHIDDDFKDSQGRIELVNGSNCAEAGDKICDTPASPGLKESNMKDCVYIGTETDPIGEKYHPDTFNFMTSSGRTRADAAGLCRRHFSPGQIEKMISVLNNERAYLITKEE; encoded by the coding sequence ATGGGAATAACAAAAGCTATACATGCACTTGTGTTTTTTTTCTCGCTAATTTCTAGCGGAGAAAAAAAAGACGGGGTTACAGTTCAACAAGATTTAAAGGCAGAAAATGAAATTTCTAATAACACTATTAGAGTTCTCTCAAATGATACCTTAAGAATACCCGTTGTGCATCATATATCTAGAGATAATAATGGTAATAATGCGGCTGTTTCAGAACAACGTATAAAAAAAATAATGGGAGATATAAATAAAAATTATAAATCAGGAAAAATTCAATTTTTTACTAAAGCCATTAAATTTATTGATAGTACACCATGGAATACCCAATTTGTAAAGCAAGATGATTTTACTGAAAGTAAAGTTTTAGCTTCATTTGAAGATGAAAATGCGTTAAATATATTTTATTTTATCAAATTATTAAATAGACGCCATGGTGAAATTATTGGAGAGTTGGGGGCAACAGCATTATTCCCAAATCAAGGTAATAACATAAAATTAAGTGCTACTTCTGTAGAAATTGAAAATACGGCAACAGCAACACACGAAATAGGGCATTATTTAGGACTTTATCATATAGATGATGATTTTAAAGATAGCCAAGGAAGAATTGAGTTAGTCAACGGGTCTAATTGTGCAGAAGCAGGTGATAAAATTTGTGACACACCTGCTTCGCCAGGCCTTAAGGAGTCTAACATGAAAGATTGTGTTTATATTGGAACAGAAACAGACCCTATTGGTGAAAAATACCATCCAGATACGTTTAACTTTATGACGTCATCGGGGAGAACCAGAGCAGATGCTGCTGGTTTATGCAGAAGACATTTTAGCCCAGGACAAATAGAAAAAATGATTTCAGTATTAAATAATGAAAGGGCGTATTTAATAACAAAAGAAGAATAG
- a CDS encoding M1 family metallopeptidase → MPREFQEAYKNKTRVFNGDVGENYWQNSSVYVIEAEIVPGTWKIYGKQTISYTNNSPDSLSEIVIKMYPNHYKKGGVRANKIPLENLTNGMVISNLKVNDEVVNLGIDASVSNLAHATKKKNPSSNISVSYNSTFLTLEFNNKPIPPNSTTKLSMDWETEMPLIYVNKIGAYDKESAFMGYWYPQIAVYDDIDGWDKNEYTGAQECYTDFGNFNVKIKVPKGNYVFATGELLNAEAVLSPQEYEAYILSKTSPDSTRILNANTKDEIGNSKSTWHFKAKQVRDFGFGVSNNFNWLANTTLIEDKKVSSNIVYSYKDEKNLRDLLNTQQKSIEYLSNELPGVPYPYQSFTSFIGVPEFDGMEFPMMANNGFSKREISNNLMTFHELAHTYLPHWVGINEVKYSWMEEGWATFLTFKFCQNFYKDTAFENYELQRAIKSYKRSAGKQWEPPLFSPSNYMVVRNMHFQQSYRKPAFMYLALEHLLGEERFKRCFKTYLNRWKEKHPTPFDFMFTFNDVSGENLNWFWKKWVFEYGYADLGLKKIEGSKVVLENVGGLPVPVSLKLTYANNKTAIINKTPEIWSSGKSSVFIEIVNVEGLISVELISDSFPDVNTTNNLIEIKK, encoded by the coding sequence ATGCCACGAGAATTTCAAGAAGCCTACAAAAACAAAACACGAGTGTTTAATGGAGATGTAGGAGAGAACTATTGGCAAAACTCTAGTGTTTATGTTATAGAAGCAGAAATAGTTCCCGGTACCTGGAAAATTTACGGAAAACAAACCATATCATACACAAATAATAGTCCAGATAGTTTGTCTGAAATTGTTATTAAAATGTACCCTAATCATTATAAAAAAGGAGGCGTACGCGCTAATAAAATTCCTCTTGAAAATTTAACCAATGGCATGGTTATTTCAAACTTAAAGGTTAATGATGAGGTGGTTAATTTAGGTATAGACGCATCGGTAAGTAATTTGGCTCACGCTACCAAAAAAAAGAATCCAAGTAGCAATATATCTGTGAGTTATAATTCCACCTTTTTAACATTAGAATTTAATAATAAACCCATACCTCCAAATTCTACTACAAAATTGTCTATGGATTGGGAAACAGAAATGCCTTTAATTTATGTGAATAAAATAGGAGCTTATGATAAAGAAAGCGCTTTTATGGGCTATTGGTACCCTCAAATAGCAGTTTATGATGATATTGATGGTTGGGATAAAAATGAATATACAGGCGCCCAAGAATGTTATACCGATTTTGGCAATTTTAATGTAAAAATTAAAGTGCCAAAAGGAAATTATGTATTTGCAACTGGAGAATTATTAAATGCGGAAGCGGTATTGAGTCCGCAAGAATATGAAGCCTATATTTTATCAAAAACCAGCCCAGATAGTACCCGTATTTTAAATGCTAATACTAAAGATGAAATTGGAAATTCAAAATCTACATGGCATTTTAAAGCAAAACAAGTTAGAGATTTTGGGTTTGGAGTGTCTAACAATTTTAATTGGCTAGCAAATACCACATTAATTGAAGATAAAAAGGTGTCTTCCAATATTGTTTATAGTTATAAAGACGAAAAAAACCTTAGAGATCTTTTAAATACTCAACAAAAAAGTATTGAATATTTATCTAATGAATTACCGGGTGTTCCTTACCCATACCAAAGCTTTACATCATTTATAGGGGTGCCAGAATTTGATGGTATGGAATTTCCAATGATGGCAAATAACGGATTCTCAAAAAGAGAAATAAGTAATAACCTGATGACGTTTCATGAATTAGCACATACTTATTTACCACATTGGGTAGGGATAAACGAGGTAAAATATTCTTGGATGGAAGAAGGTTGGGCTACTTTTTTAACTTTTAAATTTTGCCAAAACTTTTATAAGGATACCGCATTTGAAAATTATGAATTACAACGCGCCATAAAAAGTTATAAAAGAAGTGCGGGCAAGCAATGGGAACCCCCTTTGTTTAGTCCGTCAAATTATATGGTGGTTAGAAATATGCACTTTCAGCAATCGTATCGTAAACCTGCTTTTATGTATTTAGCTTTAGAACATCTATTGGGAGAGGAGCGTTTTAAAAGGTGTTTTAAAACCTATTTAAACAGATGGAAAGAAAAACACCCAACGCCTTTTGATTTTATGTTCACTTTTAATGATGTAAGTGGTGAAAATTTAAATTGGTTTTGGAAAAAGTGGGTTTTTGAATATGGTTATGCCGATTTGGGGTTAAAAAAAATAGAAGGTTCAAAAGTTGTATTAGAAAATGTAGGCGGCTTGCCTGTACCCGTGTCTTTAAAATTAACTTATGCCAATAATAAAACCGCTATCATTAATAAAACACCAGAAATTTGGTCATCAGGAAAGTCTAGCGTATTTATAGAGATTGTAAATGTGGAAGGTTTGATTTCTGTAGAGTTAATTTCAGATTCATTTCCAGATGTTAATACCACCAATAACTTAATAGAAATAAAAAAATAG
- a CDS encoding SusC/RagA family TonB-linked outer membrane protein, whose product MKTKLHHVLKKTLLVTSLFLTFFQSYGLKYGIGAINKNIDFFEVKWKKSNLKLPQKSIEGKVTDQSNAPLIGVTVIIKGTSKGTTTDFDGKFRLNTKEGDVLLFSYLGYGDVELTVDSRIFYDVKMSPSAEELDGVEIFSTGYQKISEERATGSFAKINTKVLERKIDQSIIGKIAGEAPGVQFDPFIQEKNNIGLVIRGRSSINATTEPLVVVDGFAIPGGFGTINPNDVETITILKDAAATSIWGIRAANGVIVITTKKGENNSKLAVNLSVNSSVTLKQDIFEAPYADPSTQVDYQIGLFNFEQYSQQRNLFDGSLNEFSLYQTNAVRETLLRLQRGDIDIATADGRIEALRNNDGREEYSRLFLRQKLWNQYNLSVSSGSEKYNFNSSLVYNQNKGEIVKDKSDQFILNVVGNYKFTDKLQARFSSNISQTKSEFGISTGPVDYLINYPVFERIVDDNGNYLPMRGGVNIESSQLAQRQGYPYPWTFNLKQESDNMDNTSTTTDIRIQTGLNYEILKGLKIDLSYQYLWSSYFGRNLLNENRFTTRNLVNYFAQVDETGQVIETPVPVGSLLDTSTRSTTDNTFRGQLNYSTSFKDGLHNIDAIAGYEVRKQISEFNRDRKFGYNDQSLIFTQPNFNTLYSSPIFGGQRLISSNSRLTYTENRFLSYYVNGAYNFDKRYTISGSMRLDDTNLFGASEEFRNIPLFSVGLKWNITKENFFNSTFFNNLNLRATFGSGGNVDRNTSPFLVARQGRDQGSFLNNYLTISNPPNPTLRLEKTKTLNLGLDFSMANSRIYGSVEFYNRNSEDLLARRNISPTYGLSSSFLNVAELYNRGIDIDLGLRIIDTKDFKFDTRILYSQNKNEITSIDESNPGEIFLFTQYDANSFVVGDPVDNFYSFRYAGLDEQGNPSFFNEDNDIIEVGGDIGAIEALKSEGSRSPTRTGSLTNTFTYKNLSLRVLTVYSGGNRFRFERNYDPRFFQNNVYSDYVSRWQQPGDELLTDVPRLTSPNETQTPLYLYLNESDRNTDDASYIRLSQVNLSYQFPETLTKKLSMNSFTVSLQADNLKVWNFNKWDVDPVSRTIPIPPTFTLNLTTTF is encoded by the coding sequence ATGAAAACCAAACTTCATCATGTTTTAAAGAAAACATTATTAGTTACAAGTTTGTTTTTAACATTTTTTCAAAGTTATGGTCTTAAGTATGGCATAGGAGCTATAAACAAGAACATTGATTTTTTTGAAGTAAAATGGAAAAAATCAAACTTAAAACTTCCTCAAAAAAGTATAGAGGGTAAAGTTACAGATCAAAGTAATGCACCTTTAATAGGAGTTACCGTCATTATAAAAGGAACAAGTAAAGGAACAACTACCGATTTTGACGGTAAATTTAGATTAAACACAAAGGAAGGAGACGTGCTATTATTTTCGTATTTAGGTTATGGAGATGTAGAGTTAACAGTAGATAGTAGAATATTTTATGATGTGAAAATGAGTCCCTCGGCTGAAGAACTAGATGGAGTAGAAATATTTTCTACAGGATATCAAAAGATTAGTGAAGAACGTGCAACTGGATCTTTTGCAAAAATTAATACTAAGGTTTTAGAGCGAAAAATAGATCAGAGTATTATTGGTAAAATTGCAGGGGAAGCTCCAGGTGTACAGTTTGATCCGTTTATTCAAGAAAAAAATAATATCGGACTTGTAATTCGTGGTAGAAGTTCTATTAATGCTACTACAGAGCCCTTAGTTGTTGTTGATGGATTTGCTATACCAGGAGGTTTTGGTACTATAAATCCTAACGACGTGGAAACTATTACTATTTTAAAAGATGCGGCGGCAACATCTATTTGGGGAATTCGGGCTGCTAATGGTGTTATTGTAATTACCACTAAAAAAGGTGAAAATAACAGTAAATTGGCGGTAAATCTTTCTGTAAATTCCTCAGTAACTTTAAAACAGGATATTTTTGAAGCACCCTATGCCGATCCTAGCACACAAGTAGATTATCAAATAGGTTTGTTTAATTTCGAGCAGTATTCGCAACAAAGAAATCTATTTGATGGCAGCTTAAATGAATTTTCACTATATCAAACCAACGCCGTTAGAGAAACTTTGCTAAGGCTTCAAAGGGGAGATATTGATATTGCCACGGCCGACGGTAGAATAGAGGCTCTTAGAAATAATGATGGTAGAGAAGAATATTCTAGACTCTTTTTAAGACAAAAGTTGTGGAATCAATACAATTTAAGTGTGTCTAGTGGTAGCGAAAAATATAATTTTAATTCCTCACTGGTATACAATCAAAATAAAGGAGAAATTGTAAAAGATAAGTCAGATCAATTTATTTTAAACGTCGTAGGTAATTATAAGTTTACCGATAAATTACAAGCTCGATTTTCCAGTAATATATCGCAAACCAAAAGTGAATTTGGTATTAGTACAGGGCCTGTAGATTACTTAATAAACTATCCTGTGTTTGAGCGTATTGTGGATGACAATGGTAATTACCTACCTATGCGTGGTGGTGTAAATATTGAAAGTTCTCAACTAGCGCAAAGACAAGGTTATCCTTATCCTTGGACTTTTAATCTTAAGCAAGAGTCAGACAATATGGATAATACTTCAACAACAACAGATATTCGTATTCAAACAGGATTAAATTACGAAATTTTAAAAGGTTTAAAAATCGATTTAAGTTACCAATATTTATGGTCGTCGTATTTTGGTCGTAACTTACTAAACGAAAATAGATTCACAACCAGAAACTTAGTAAACTACTTTGCTCAAGTAGATGAAACTGGCCAAGTCATAGAAACTCCAGTTCCCGTAGGTTCTTTGTTAGATACCTCCACAAGAAGTACTACAGATAACACTTTTAGAGGGCAATTAAATTATTCAACTAGTTTTAAGGATGGACTTCATAATATTGATGCCATAGCTGGGTACGAGGTGCGTAAACAAATATCAGAGTTTAATAGAGATCGTAAATTTGGATACAATGACCAATCCCTAATTTTTACACAACCTAATTTTAACACCCTTTATTCTAGTCCCATTTTTGGCGGACAACGATTAATTAGTTCAAATTCGAGATTAACATATACCGAAAATAGGTTTTTATCGTACTACGTTAACGGTGCTTATAATTTTGATAAGCGTTATACCATTTCGGGGAGTATGAGGTTAGATGATACCAATCTATTTGGTGCATCCGAAGAATTTAGAAACATACCTTTATTTTCAGTAGGTTTAAAATGGAATATCACTAAAGAAAATTTCTTTAATTCTACATTTTTTAATAATCTTAATTTAAGAGCAACCTTTGGTTCTGGTGGAAATGTAGATAGAAATACATCGCCATTTTTAGTAGCCAGACAAGGTCGAGATCAGGGAAGTTTTTTAAACAACTACCTAACTATTTCAAACCCTCCTAACCCAACATTACGTCTAGAGAAAACAAAGACCCTTAATTTAGGATTAGATTTTTCTATGGCAAACAGTAGAATTTATGGAAGTGTAGAATTTTATAATAGAAACAGTGAAGATTTATTGGCAAGACGCAATATAAGTCCAACCTATGGTTTATCTTCTTCATTCTTAAATGTTGCCGAACTATACAACAGAGGTATAGATATAGATTTAGGTTTAAGAATTATAGATACCAAAGATTTTAAATTTGATACAAGAATACTTTACAGTCAAAATAAAAATGAAATAACTAGTATAGACGAAAGTAATCCTGGTGAAATATTCCTTTTTACACAATATGACGCTAACTCTTTTGTAGTTGGAGACCCGGTTGATAATTTTTATAGCTTTAGATATGCAGGTTTAGATGAACAAGGGAATCCATCTTTCTTTAATGAAGATAATGATATTATAGAAGTGGGTGGAGATATTGGTGCTATAGAGGCTTTAAAAAGTGAAGGTTCTAGATCGCCTACACGTACTGGCTCATTAACCAACACATTTACTTATAAAAATTTATCATTACGAGTGCTTACAGTGTATTCTGGTGGAAATAGATTTCGATTTGAAAGAAATTACGACCCTAGATTTTTTCAAAACAATGTGTATAGCGATTATGTAAGCAGATGGCAACAACCTGGAGACGAATTACTTACCGATGTGCCTAGACTTACATCGCCAAATGAAACGCAAACACCTCTTTATTTGTATCTAAACGAATCAGATAGAAATACCGATGATGCTTCATACATTCGTTTATCTCAAGTTAATTTATCCTACCAGTTTCCTGAAACTCTAACTAAGAAATTATCTATGAATAGTTTTACGGTAAGCTTGCAAGCAGATAATCTTAAAGTTTGGAATTTTAATAAATGGGATGTCGATCCTGTAAGTCGAACCATACCCATTCCTCCAACCTTTACACTTAACTTAACGACAACATTTTAA